In Planctomycetia bacterium, a single genomic region encodes these proteins:
- a CDS encoding secretin N-terminal domain-containing protein, whose protein sequence is MVPNVERPATPATPPSAAELAVRPDADGLVSFSFRGQPWPAVLEWLADVSNMSLEWQQAPPGYLDLTTRGKYSVPEVRDLINSVLLARGFTLLDNGEMLLVVHLKELDVSLVPWVSSDQLDERGKHELLRTSFDLQRLRADVFVEELKPLLSPYGQLSALETTNRLDMLDTAGNLRRMRDLIGEEERHSSQTTEVREYRLKYAKAAETLETLKTLLGGKSNGAQVSLTQDQQQQLMDQLKQMQQKGDAPKMPPRGDEAYLAMNQRENSILAHAPVDKLAVIEQAIEYLDVPANVDGDGALGAELPRMQRYELQTIDPEPIVRVLREMGTLDPTARLEIDKENRAIIVHAPLTDHVTVRAVIDKLDVGGRTMEMIQLRRANVDYVAKSLEFLLRGADNERPGATKRAQYATDRENNRLFLWANEAELADVRRLLVKLGEYGANSAAPPMQQTILLPPGKQPEEVLRELEKLWPSVSPRPMETTPVTPAPAADEGAAAPVQTDAVATTAEAAPIQPVSNPPVEELALAVADVLVDPAPEVGTAAPVETPPASLGPAPVRVTSGPEGLVVTSDDPTTVRRVKQLVGEITSNEQSLRVFTLKNASAVEVAALLANAYAPRTPATPKPVAATDPKFRWSGFDDLPATAAPLPGEDETEIPIRFLGDPLTNTVLVQGASERRLEEIAKLIESFDQVPPADTQPTRKTKIVKVAYASAEELSKVVKDVFRDLLSPDDPAILANIPPDQRRMPYGYRGTNSRNNRPQYKGLLSVGVNAELNTLVISAPEEVMVQVSSLVEVLDANALSEQPIAEVRAVRGIVHDPQLRAILNNAIDPESEASVSVNLRGQGAERGDDGRRRSYRRGR, encoded by the coding sequence GTGGTCCCCAATGTTGAACGGCCCGCTACTCCGGCAACGCCCCCCAGTGCCGCCGAATTGGCCGTTCGGCCGGACGCCGACGGGCTGGTCTCGTTCAGCTTCCGCGGCCAGCCTTGGCCTGCCGTGCTGGAATGGCTGGCCGACGTCTCGAATATGAGCCTGGAATGGCAACAGGCCCCGCCGGGCTATCTCGACCTCACCACGCGCGGCAAATACAGTGTGCCGGAAGTGCGCGACCTGATTAATTCGGTGCTGCTCGCGCGCGGGTTCACGCTGCTCGATAACGGCGAGATGCTGCTCGTCGTGCATCTCAAGGAGCTCGACGTCAGCCTGGTCCCTTGGGTGTCATCCGATCAACTGGACGAGCGCGGCAAGCATGAGTTGCTGCGCACGTCATTCGACTTGCAACGTCTGCGCGCGGACGTATTTGTCGAAGAGTTGAAACCGCTGTTGAGCCCTTACGGACAACTCAGCGCGCTGGAAACCACGAACCGGCTCGACATGCTCGACACCGCCGGCAACCTGCGCCGCATGCGCGATTTGATCGGCGAAGAAGAGCGGCACAGCAGCCAGACGACGGAAGTGCGCGAATATCGTCTCAAATACGCCAAGGCGGCCGAGACTTTGGAAACCTTGAAGACTTTGCTCGGCGGAAAATCGAACGGCGCGCAAGTCTCGTTGACGCAGGACCAGCAACAACAGTTGATGGACCAGCTCAAGCAGATGCAGCAAAAAGGAGACGCCCCCAAGATGCCGCCCCGCGGTGATGAAGCCTATTTGGCCATGAATCAGCGGGAAAACAGCATTCTGGCGCATGCGCCGGTGGATAAGCTCGCGGTGATCGAGCAGGCGATCGAATATCTCGACGTCCCGGCGAACGTGGATGGAGACGGCGCTCTCGGCGCCGAATTGCCACGGATGCAACGCTATGAATTACAAACGATCGACCCGGAACCCATCGTCCGCGTGCTGCGCGAGATGGGCACGCTCGATCCCACGGCGCGGTTGGAAATCGACAAGGAAAACCGCGCGATCATCGTTCACGCGCCGCTCACGGATCATGTCACGGTCCGCGCGGTGATCGATAAGCTCGACGTCGGTGGGCGCACGATGGAGATGATTCAACTCCGCCGCGCGAATGTCGATTACGTGGCGAAGTCGCTTGAGTTCCTCCTGCGCGGCGCCGACAACGAACGTCCCGGCGCGACGAAGCGCGCGCAATACGCCACCGATCGCGAGAATAATCGCCTATTCCTTTGGGCGAACGAAGCGGAGCTCGCCGACGTGCGCCGCCTGCTGGTCAAGCTCGGCGAGTACGGCGCGAACAGCGCCGCGCCGCCGATGCAGCAGACCATTCTCCTACCGCCAGGCAAACAACCCGAAGAAGTCTTGCGCGAACTGGAGAAACTCTGGCCGTCGGTAAGCCCGCGCCCGATGGAAACCACGCCCGTGACGCCGGCGCCGGCCGCCGACGAAGGCGCCGCGGCCCCGGTCCAGACCGACGCCGTGGCCACGACTGCGGAAGCGGCGCCGATCCAGCCCGTGAGCAATCCCCCCGTCGAGGAGCTCGCCTTAGCGGTCGCAGACGTGCTCGTCGATCCTGCGCCCGAGGTCGGCACCGCGGCACCGGTGGAAACACCGCCAGCTTCGCTCGGTCCCGCCCCGGTCCGCGTGACGAGCGGCCCGGAAGGCCTGGTGGTCACCAGCGACGACCCGACGACTGTCCGCCGCGTGAAGCAACTCGTTGGCGAGATTACCTCGAACGAGCAAAGCCTCCGCGTGTTCACGCTTAAGAACGCTAGCGCCGTGGAAGTTGCCGCACTGTTGGCCAACGCCTACGCCCCGCGCACCCCGGCGACGCCCAAGCCGGTCGCCGCGACGGACCCCAAATTCCGCTGGAGCGGTTTCGACGACCTGCCGGCGACCGCCGCGCCGCTTCCCGGCGAAGACGAGACGGAGATTCCGATTCGCTTTCTGGGAGACCCGCTGACCAACACCGTCCTTGTCCAAGGGGCCAGCGAGCGGCGATTGGAAGAGATCGCGAAACTGATCGAATCGTTCGACCAGGTGCCGCCGGCCGATACGCAGCCGACCCGGAAGACGAAGATCGTGAAAGTCGCCTACGCGTCGGCCGAGGAACTGTCCAAGGTCGTGAAAGATGTGTTCCGCGATCTGTTGAGCCCGGACGACCCGGCGATTTTGGCCAACATCCCGCCGGATCAGCGCCGCATGCCGTACGGTTACCGCGGGACGAACAGTCGCAATAACCGCCCACAGTACAAGGGTTTACTTTCGGTCGGCGTGAATGCGGAGTTGAACACGCTGGTGATTTCCGCCCCGGAAGAGGTGATGGTTCAGGTGAGCTCCCTGGTCGAGGTCTTGGACGCCAACGCCCTCTCCGAGCAACCGATCGCGGAAGTCCGAGCGGTTCGCGGAATTGTTCACGATCCGCAGTTGCGCGCCATTTTAAATAACGCCATTGATCCGGAGAGCGAAGCGTCGGTCAGCGTCAACCTGCGCGGCCAAGGGGCCGAAAGAGGCGACGACGGCCGCCGCCGCAGCTACCGGCGAGGACGTTAG